The following are encoded in a window of Coriobacteriia bacterium genomic DNA:
- a CDS encoding arginine--tRNA ligase, with translation MKDLVASLVSDALAAAVADGEVALPEPPPVEVERPRDPSHGDWATNVALRSAKAAGLAPRALAEAIAARMAGHPDVAAVEVAGPGFINVRLSAAALQRVLVAARGGDSGFGGLRTGRGARVQVEFVSANPVGPMHVGHGRWAALGDSMARLLEFTGHDVQREFYVNDAGVQMEVFGKSVAARYMQLAGREAAFEPEWYQGAYITGIAEEIRAQEGDAWVDAPAEEREAHFREKAYAQVLEHLKRVLHAMGVDFDVWFSERTLYAPGEDGRTGIELAIERLRENGHVYEHEGATWFRSAAFGDDKDRVLRKADGSYTYFAADVAYHWDKFHDRGFDRVVDLWGADHHGYVKRMEAAVAALGFPGRLTLVIGQLVNLFRAGEAVRMSKRTGEMVTFEELLDEVGADAARYWFLRRSTDQPVDFDIALAKEQSADNPVYYVQYAHARICSILRKAAGHPTDAAIDASEAAAERIPAEPPLELLDSEPELALMRRLAEFPEVVERAAEDLTPHRLTRYAEDLAAVFHQFYTLCRVVSDDEALTGARLYAVDATRLVLERALALLGVSAPQRM, from the coding sequence GTGAAGGACCTCGTCGCCTCGCTCGTCTCCGACGCCCTGGCCGCCGCCGTCGCCGACGGAGAGGTGGCGCTGCCGGAGCCGCCGCCCGTCGAGGTCGAGCGGCCCCGCGACCCGAGCCACGGCGACTGGGCGACCAACGTGGCGCTTCGGTCCGCCAAGGCGGCAGGTCTCGCGCCCCGAGCGCTGGCCGAGGCGATCGCCGCGCGGATGGCGGGTCACCCGGACGTGGCCGCGGTCGAGGTCGCCGGCCCGGGCTTCATCAACGTGCGCCTGTCCGCCGCCGCGCTGCAGCGCGTGCTCGTCGCCGCCCGCGGGGGTGATTCGGGCTTCGGGGGGCTGCGGACGGGGCGCGGCGCGCGCGTGCAGGTCGAGTTCGTCTCCGCCAACCCCGTGGGGCCGATGCACGTCGGGCATGGGCGGTGGGCCGCGTTGGGCGACAGCATGGCGCGGCTCCTCGAGTTCACGGGGCACGACGTGCAGCGCGAGTTCTACGTGAACGACGCCGGCGTGCAGATGGAGGTCTTCGGCAAGTCCGTCGCGGCGCGCTACATGCAGCTCGCCGGGCGCGAGGCCGCCTTCGAGCCGGAGTGGTACCAGGGCGCCTACATCACCGGGATCGCCGAGGAGATCCGCGCGCAGGAGGGCGACGCGTGGGTGGACGCCCCGGCCGAGGAGCGAGAGGCGCACTTCCGCGAGAAGGCCTACGCGCAGGTGCTCGAGCACCTGAAGCGCGTGCTGCACGCGATGGGCGTCGACTTCGACGTCTGGTTCTCCGAGCGCACGCTGTACGCGCCGGGAGAGGACGGCCGCACCGGGATCGAGCTCGCCATCGAGAGGCTTCGCGAGAACGGCCACGTCTACGAGCACGAGGGCGCGACCTGGTTCCGCTCGGCGGCCTTCGGCGACGACAAGGACCGCGTGCTGCGCAAGGCCGACGGCAGCTACACGTACTTCGCCGCCGACGTCGCCTACCACTGGGACAAGTTCCACGACAGGGGGTTCGACCGGGTCGTCGACCTGTGGGGCGCCGACCACCACGGGTACGTGAAGCGCATGGAGGCCGCCGTCGCCGCGCTCGGGTTCCCCGGGCGGCTCACCCTGGTCATCGGGCAGCTCGTGAACCTCTTCCGGGCGGGGGAGGCGGTGCGGATGTCCAAGCGCACCGGCGAGATGGTGACGTTCGAGGAGCTGCTCGACGAGGTGGGCGCCGACGCCGCACGCTATTGGTTCCTGCGCCGCTCCACCGACCAGCCGGTGGACTTCGACATCGCGCTGGCCAAGGAGCAGTCGGCCGACAACCCGGTGTACTACGTGCAGTACGCGCACGCCCGCATCTGCTCGATCCTGCGCAAGGCGGCCGGTCACCCCACAGACGCGGCGATCGACGCTTCGGAGGCCGCCGCTGAACGCATACCCGCCGAGCCGCCGCTGGAGCTGCTCGACTCCGAGCCCGAGCTCGCGCTGATGCGCAGGCTCGCCGAGTTCCCGGAGGTCGTCGAACGCGCCGCCGAGGACCTCACCCCGCACCGCCTGACGCGCTACGCCGAGGATCTCGCCGCCGTCTTCCACCAGTTCTACACGCTCTGTCGCGTCGTCTCGGACGACGAGGCGCTCACCGGCGCCCGGCTGTACGCCGTCGATGCCACGCGCCTCGTGCTCGAGCGCGCATTGGCGCTGCTGGGCGTGAGTGCCCCGCAACGGATGTAG
- a CDS encoding cell wall-binding repeat-containing protein: protein MNGPSIVRRVLIVAVALALAAQPLVAFAAWQTPGSWAGALTARGSLTAKPVAEPLPVAAGPAAQAFSAPEDAYEAAGDDTWNAAGVRNITSKFMSLELPGVAYVESHTLDKADADGADEDWLKFDFKASDREFPFSLLIEAVGKTPDVDPVIEVFGPGDPVLTPYAELPSFDGELSDVTAPDPNSIAWGMRDSWFAGRGASAAVMFSSGSAPGRYYIRVRPYYQGPGGGGFAGGGAGAYELRLKAGTALRLAGPDRYRTSTAISREMFAKGALKGGACVVANGLDFPDALAGSTLAGAVGGPLLLTGPNSLEGSVEAEIKRLGVSTVYVLGGTPALSRAVFNRIDGIPNVRAVRVAGRDRYATAREIAKKAYQLAGGGPRTAFVASGVNFPDALSASPMAAYNGAPVLLTRPDALSTAAEGAIKDLGITDVIVVGGEPAVSKAVHTRLTKLLNGTSHVRRIGGKNRYQTSASFAKWATTISGAYNGGRVGTPANPNDLWALYPAQSGVASGLKFPDALAGGIAAGLAGCPLVLLDESDAALTAYVGYLDAVGQPQTKTYVYGGEATMSEVVMAVVDILTFPAFWEEIF from the coding sequence ATGAACGGACCGTCCATCGTCAGGCGCGTGTTGATCGTCGCTGTCGCTCTCGCGCTGGCCGCGCAACCGCTCGTCGCGTTCGCGGCCTGGCAGACGCCCGGGTCGTGGGCGGGGGCGCTCACGGCTCGCGGTTCCCTCACGGCCAAGCCGGTCGCCGAGCCTCTCCCCGTGGCAGCCGGGCCGGCGGCCCAGGCCTTCTCCGCTCCGGAGGACGCCTATGAGGCCGCCGGTGACGACACCTGGAACGCCGCGGGCGTCCGCAACATCACCAGCAAGTTCATGTCGCTCGAGCTGCCCGGGGTCGCGTACGTGGAGAGCCACACCCTCGACAAGGCGGATGCCGACGGCGCCGACGAGGACTGGCTCAAGTTCGACTTCAAGGCCTCGGACAGGGAGTTCCCCTTCTCGCTGCTGATCGAGGCGGTGGGCAAGACGCCGGACGTCGATCCCGTGATAGAGGTGTTCGGCCCGGGTGACCCCGTACTCACGCCTTACGCGGAGCTGCCGTCCTTCGACGGCGAGCTCTCCGATGTGACGGCGCCGGATCCCAACTCGATCGCGTGGGGCATGCGCGACAGCTGGTTCGCAGGCAGGGGTGCGAGCGCCGCCGTGATGTTCTCGTCCGGATCGGCTCCGGGGCGCTACTACATCCGCGTGCGTCCGTACTACCAGGGGCCCGGCGGCGGCGGCTTCGCGGGCGGCGGCGCCGGCGCCTACGAGCTGAGGCTGAAGGCCGGCACCGCGCTCAGGCTGGCCGGCCCCGACCGGTACCGGACGTCGACGGCGATCAGCCGCGAGATGTTCGCCAAGGGCGCGCTCAAAGGCGGCGCGTGCGTGGTGGCCAACGGACTCGACTTCCCGGACGCGCTGGCCGGCAGCACCCTCGCCGGCGCCGTGGGCGGGCCGCTCCTCCTCACCGGCCCGAACTCCCTGGAGGGCTCGGTGGAGGCGGAGATCAAGCGGCTGGGCGTCTCCACCGTCTACGTGCTCGGCGGGACCCCCGCGCTCAGCCGCGCGGTGTTCAACAGGATCGATGGTATCCCGAACGTGAGGGCGGTCCGCGTGGCCGGCAGGGACCGCTACGCGACCGCGCGCGAGATCGCGAAGAAGGCCTACCAGCTCGCCGGCGGCGGCCCGAGGACGGCGTTCGTCGCCAGCGGGGTCAACTTCCCCGACGCGCTGTCGGCCTCGCCGATGGCTGCCTACAACGGCGCGCCGGTGCTGCTGACCCGTCCGGACGCGCTCTCGACTGCCGCGGAGGGGGCGATCAAGGACCTCGGCATCACCGACGTGATCGTCGTCGGCGGGGAGCCCGCGGTCTCCAAGGCGGTGCATACGCGCCTCACGAAGCTGCTCAACGGCACGAGCCACGTCAGGCGCATCGGGGGCAAGAACCGGTATCAGACGTCGGCCTCGTTCGCGAAGTGGGCGACGACCATCAGCGGAGCCTACAACGGGGGGCGGGTGGGAACGCCGGCGAACCCGAACGACCTGTGGGCGCTGTACCCGGCGCAATCGGGCGTGGCCTCCGGTCTCAAGTTCCCCGACGCCCTCGCCGGAGGCATCGCGGCCGGCCTCGCCGGCTGCCCCCTCGTCCTGCTCGACGAGAGCGATGCCGCGCTGACCGCCTACGTCGGCTACCTGGATGCCGTCGGACAGCCCCAGACGAAGACGTACGTCTACGGCGGCGAGGCCACCATGTCCGAGGTGGTGATGGCGGTCGTGGACATCCTCACGTTCCCGGCCTTCTGGGAGGAGATCTTCTAG
- the rlmH gene encoding 23S rRNA (pseudouridine(1915)-N(3))-methyltransferase RlmH — translation MRLTVVAVGKLKERWWREAAEEYLKRMRPYADVRVVDVPDADLSRDEARGVRAEGDAVLRALPPASSVVALDIGGRALSSEGLAAWLEERMGTGRPEVAFVLGGAAGLAPEVLARAEERLSLSPMTLPHQMARVVLLEQLYRAFRIVRGEPYHR, via the coding sequence TTGCGCCTCACGGTAGTCGCCGTCGGGAAGCTCAAAGAGCGCTGGTGGCGCGAGGCCGCCGAGGAGTACCTGAAGCGCATGCGCCCCTACGCCGACGTCCGCGTCGTCGACGTGCCCGACGCCGACCTGTCCCGGGATGAGGCGCGAGGCGTGCGCGCCGAGGGCGATGCGGTGCTGCGGGCGCTGCCGCCGGCCTCGAGCGTGGTCGCGCTGGACATCGGCGGGCGCGCCCTGTCCTCGGAGGGGCTCGCGGCGTGGCTGGAGGAGCGGATGGGCACGGGCCGGCCCGAGGTCGCCTTCGTGCTCGGCGGGGCCGCCGGCCTCGCTCCCGAGGTGCTCGCCCGGGCGGAGGAGCGCCTGTCGCTCTCGCCGATGACCCTGCCGCACCAGATGGCCCGCGTCGTCCTGCTCGAGCAGCTCTACCGCGCGTTCCGTATCGTCCGGGGCGAGCCGTACCACCGCTGA